The bacterium genome includes a window with the following:
- a CDS encoding rubredoxin, which translates to MATFKCDKCGCTKEGRCKPKACPKCGAAGTMTKKA; encoded by the coding sequence ATGGCGACGTTCAAGTGCGACAAGTGCGGCTGCACGAAGGAGGGGCGCTGCAAGCCGAAGGCCTGCCCGAAGTGCGGGGCGGCCGGGACGATGACGAAGAAGGCGTGA